In Bacteroidota bacterium, one DNA window encodes the following:
- a CDS encoding GIY-YIG nuclease family protein gives MLYCGVTNDLARRLPEHRSGAVEGFTKRYRVHDLLWFETFGEVHNAITREKQLKNWRRAWKWNLIRESNPGLRDLSQDPGWHLLT, from the coding sequence GTGCTCTATTGCGGCGTAACGAACGACCTCGCCCGACGGCTTCCGGAACACCGGAGCGGAGCCGTTGAGGGATTTACGAAGCGCTATCGGGTGCATGACCTGCTTTGGTTCGAGACGTTCGGAGAGGTACACAATGCTATCACTCGGGAGAAGCAGTTGAAGAACTGGCGGCGGGCCTGGAAATGGAATCTGATACGTGAGAGCAATCCCGGGCTGCGAGACCTGAGCCAGGATCCAGGTTGGCATTTGCTCACCTAG